The DNA region TATAATGGTTTTTCATTCCTTTTTGAGATGAATCAAATTGATATTTCACCAGTGGATACACTTTTATTATATGGTCGTAATACTACATTTTTCAGAGCCGGTGGTATGATAGGTCAAATATGTTATCATTCGAAAAAGCTTAAATCAGCTTTCTTGATTCGTTACGACGATTTTATGCCCAATGACTTACGCAGTAGCAATTATAGAATGGCCAATCTATCATTTGCCTATAACTATTATTTTAATAACGAAAACACCGCATTCCGAGTTCAATATTGGTATCGTTTATATAAAGATAATACCATGTT from Bacteroidota bacterium includes:
- a CDS encoding porin; this encodes MKRTESITIDMADFGMKNLAGTRKVYGFDIAGQYNGFSFLFEMNQIDISPVDTLLLYGRNTTFFRAGGMIGQICYHSKKLKSAFLIRYDDFMPNDLRSSNYRMANLSFAYNYYFNNENTAFRVQYWYRLYKDNTMFDNKFREDQLRIGFQFAF